The Nycticebus coucang isolate mNycCou1 chromosome 10, mNycCou1.pri, whole genome shotgun sequence sequence CACGCCGTGGTCGTGGGTGTGTACAGGtgagtgggggggagggggtcagTAATCAGGAGAGCGCGCTGACCCGCGCACCCAGAGTGCCATCCATGTTCCTGGGAGCCGCCCCTCACTCCTGTCTTCCTCTCACAGGCCACCCCCCAAGGTGAAGAACTGAAGTTCAGTGCTGTTTGGATTCCCAGACATGTGTTGTTGATACTGTTGCACGTGTGTTTTTCTATTAAAAGACTCGTTGGTCTCCCCTGCGTGCTGATGATTGCTCTGTGACCGCGGTGGACAACAGGGCGCACGCGCTCTTGTCTACGTTGCGAAGTGGCGGGTGGTGGGGAATGGACGTTGTTATCTGATCATACAGCGCATGCTCCAAATTTAGCAGCCTCTTGCGCAGCCGGCCTCCTTGATACCGCCTCTCGAGCGAGTTTGGTAGCTTACTGCGCATGTATGCCGAGGAGCGGCCTCTGCACAGGCGCGCTGTTACCCTGGGCCACGTGAGGGGAGCGGGCGGGGCGGGTGGAGGGGGTAGGGGGCGGAGCCGAGGGGGCCGGTTTGTTGTGGTCGCCATTTTGCTGGTTGCATTACTGGGTAATCCGGGCCCTGGCTCGCCGCGTCCGCTAGATACTCTCAGCCCGTTGGCAGGTCTGAGCTCGGGCTCCCCGAGCAGTTTGAGTCCCCCTGCCCGCGCCCTCAGGTAACGACGTGGTGACGGGCGGGGCGGCACAGAGGCCGGTGGGGACAGGACGGGATCCGCCCTGCCCCTGTCGCTGCGAGACGTAGCACAGGTCGAGGCAAAAGAGGAGGGGGTCGGTGGGCAGCTGCGGGCAGTGCCTGGCTATTCATAGTCGGATTCCTGGAAGGGGCCGAGCCCGAGGGAGCGGTCTttggagggaggctgggaggggtAGCCGGGCTTCACTCCCGCCCTTTGTTTGGGCTCGGCTCCGCGGGCCGCTTCATCGTCGCTTAGCAACAGCTACTCTAGTCTGTGATTGGTTGAGTTCTTGACAGCAGCGACCAATGGCACGGTTGTTGCCATGGCAGGTGTGGATTGCCAAACTCTGTCGGGCCCCGCCTGCCCGGCGGGCCTCCTGGGTGGGGGGCGGGACGCAGGGGTCCCCAGGGGCGGTGGCCGCGCCGGGCGGGGCCGGTGGGGCGAGGGTTAACCCGCCCCTCCCCCGTCcacctgctctccccttcccccgcGTGGCCTGGGCTGACCCTCGTCCCCGCCTTCCCTCGTCCCTTCCTCTCCCCGCCTCCGGCGGCTGCTGTTGTCACCCACCGGCCGCCTGTCCCTCTTGCCCTCCCCGCTGCGGGGCTTGCCGGGCCGACCGGGCAGGGGACAGGCGGCCGCCGCTGAGCACTGCCACCGCCGCCATGCTGGCTGCTCGCCCACCCCACTGGGGGCCCCACCGCGCTCCAGCCCCTCGTGGGGCCCGCACCAGCCCTGACCCGGGTAGGGGGTGGGAGCTGGGAAAGATGTCCTGGTGTGGGAGGTCCCAGAAAAGGTTGATTTGGGGGAAAGCTCCAAGAGTGGAGACGTCCTGGAGTGGCAAGGCATAGGATAGCAGAAGGAGATCTGGCATGGGAGGAGGCCTGTGGGGAGAGGATTTTGTTGTGAGAGACACTCTGGGAAGAGACAGCTCTGTGATATTTGGGGATTTGGCTATGGGGGCCTTCTAGGAATGGGCACAGTAGTAGAATGACCCTAGTGTAGAGAGTAGTGactggagatggggagagagTGTAGTAGGGCAGGGATGCATTGTAGGGGGGAGAAAAGGACGATCTTTTTAAACTATGGAAAGACACCTCTCCCTTGTTCCCATCCAAAGGAGTGGGCCTTGACTGGGAGGGGTTGGAAGATGGTATAGGGAGGCTACCTGGATGTGTAGGAACCTGATATAGAGAAGAGGTCTTGGCTTGATAACGGAGAGAGTCCTCCGGGAAGGGTGTAACCTGGTGGGAGGGAATGACATAGAGATAGGACTATGTTATATGGGGTTCTTCAGATACTCTTGGTGTGGTCAAGAGATCCCTGAGGACCACGATATGGTTTTAGGCCTGCAGCAGACTCTGCTATggttggggaggggaggagtccTAGAGGACTTCGGATTAGGGAAAGCCACTGGAAAGGGCTGATCTTGAAGTGGAGGGATCTTGCTATGGTATGGCCTGAGATCCTGATGTTCAGGGAAGTCAGCAGAAGGGTGGGACATTGTGTAAGGGGTATGGGGAGGGCCACAAGTAGAAATAAGAAGAGTGAATCCTACTATATATGCcatctgtagtttctttttttcttttcttcccacatttatttgtcttttctgttcTCCTTGACTGTCCTGACTCCCGAACCCCCACCTGGCTCCCAATCATTCCCTTTCACATGTTTTCTTCCTGCTGCCTCATTCATTTACTTGATCCTCATTTGTTGAGGGACCCTGCTGTGCCACACCCCTCATTCATCGGCCACTTATCTCTAATCCCCTCTCCCCATCACTACCCTTTGCaccctttttcccttcctctgtgCCTTGCTTGCTTTCTCATGCCCACCTCTTCCCTGCTTGGCACTGTCCCATGTATCCCATTGTTCCATGTTGTTTTCTTGCTTCCCGCCTGCTCTCAGGTCTCAGCGGCGGTGGCAGCCGAGGTGCAGGATGCGAGAAGGCGCCCCCCGGCCGGGCTCCCGCTCCAGGCCTCACTCCCCTGCGGCCCTCTGAGCCCACCATGGCCATCCCACCAGGCCATGGTCCCTTCTCTGGCTTCCCAGGGCCCCAAGAGCACACACAGGTATGCATTCAGCTGGCTTCTCACCTGAGAGTAAGGAGAGGCTGAGAATAGAAGGGTCTCAGGACCATAAGATAGTGAGGTTGCTCAACATGATCTCCTCAGGGCATGATGGGCCCCATGGGAGTGGACAATAATAGAGGAGTTGCAGGCAGAGTCAAGGTTTGGagagcctgggttcaaatcctgacatGGTGGTTAAATTACTTAGGTTCTCCATACTTCAGTTATCTATAATGCAAAATGAAGCCAATAATGATACCTACCTCACAGGTTGttgttgtgagggttaaatgaattaataatttgCACATAAAATGCTGAGGTCAGTACCTAGCACAGAGTAAATACCCAATAAACGTTCACTAAGAAAAAGATGTCTAGAGTAAAAGAGTTGGAGAGGGTGAATGGAGAGGAGAGTTGACCCTGAAGGATCTTGGCACCAGCAGGATCTGGTTGATACAAGGGAAAGTTCTCCAAGGACAGAGCAGTTAAGACTCTGAATGTAAAGCTTGAAGCTTATTAGAGTGGAAGGTCCAGAGTGCTTGGATGAAAGAACTGGGCAAAGATGCTCAGAGTTGGGGGGTGAGGGTTGGGAAGGCCACAATGAATGAGGGTAAATGGAGATGGGAGACTTCAGGGTTGGGATACCCAGAATGGATGGTTCCAAGCTGAAGGATTGGGAGAGACAGAGCCCAGGTTTTTCACATGATCTCTCACTGAGGAGTAAAGTTGGGTTAAAGCTGACTACGGGTCTGGGTGAAAGGTCAGGGATAAATAGTCCACTTGCTCACATGACAAATCTCTAGTGAACATCcattatgtgccaggctctgctcAAGGCACTGGAGATAGAGCAAGAACATGATGAAGTCTGTGCCCTTGGGGAGTTTACATTCTATTGGGGCAGTTAGATAGTGaccaaataaatgtgtgtgtggtaACGATGGAACCAGCAGCTCATATAGTCCTCCCTCTTGAGGTTGAAGGTGAAGACCTATGTCAGTGCCCACCCCTCACCCTGCCCTGCAGGTACTGCCTGATGTGCGGCTCCTGCCACGGAGGCTGCCCTTGGCCTTCCGGGATGCAACCTCGGCCCCATTGCGCAAGCTCTCTGTGGACCTCATCAAGACCTACAAGCACATCAATGAGGtgggcaggggggtggggggggtcccaAGCTTCATGCTAAGGGGTCTTGGCTGCTGGCCTGGGCCACTCACCAGTCCTCATCTGGCTGGCTGGGCAGGTATACTATGCGAAGAAAAAGCGGCGGGCCCAGCAGGCACCACCCCAGGACTCGAGCaccaagaaggagaagaaggtcCTGAACCATGGTTATGATGACGACAACCATGACTACATCGTGCGCAGTGGCGAGCGCTGGCTGGAGCGCTATGAGATTGACTCACTCATCGGCAAAGGCTCCTTTGGCCAGGTGTGGGACACACTCCCCACCCTGATCCAGGGATTAGGGGCCCATGCACCATGTTTCAGTGACCTCAAGTCCTGCACTAGGCCACTTACCCCAGCCCAGTCATTTGGTTTccttatgcctcagtttccttttctataaaatagttCAGATAACAAGACTTACTGCCTGACTGGTAGGGAGCACCCAGCTATGAATTATTAGTTGTATTAACAGTGTTATTGGTAGGTCTCCTTTGCTGGAGGGATAAAAGTGATACCTGGCTctgtcctccctctcccccttgctTCCTTACACCTCACTCACTTTATGATGTGCCCTGCCTGGACAGGTGGTGAAAGCCTATGACCATCAAACCCAGGAGCTGGTGGCCATCAAGATCATCAAGAACAAAAAGGCCTTCCTGAACCAGGCCCAGATTGAGCTGCGGCTGCTGGAGCTGATGAACCAGCATGACACAGAGATGAAATACTACATAGGTGAGTCCTGGGATTGTGGGGCTGTGGATGCCTGGAACAGCTAAAGCTGGTAGAAGGGtcactccccttctctctctctctctctctttctctctctctcacacacacacacacattctcacacgAGGGGGCTGGTGTCTGGTCTGGGCTTCCCTGACATTAGTGCTTCTGCTGCTTTCATGATGTTTTTCCTATGCACTTGATAATGATGCTGAGTTTACTGAGTGCTCACTAAAGGATCAGGCTCTGCAGTAAGCACTTTACATAAATTAACTCGCCAACAGCCCTGTGAAGGAAGAGGCATTATTGCACACATCTTGGAGATAAGAAACCTAGGCATTCAGGTGCTATCACTTGCATCAGGTGACATTTATACTCAGCAGAGTAGTACACTCCAGAGCCTTTGCTGTTAACATTCATGccagtttttttcctctcttaacattgatttttcttagaaaaagtaAGTGgattttgaaactgtttcttttaaaagaaaaatttatattccTCCAGTAAATGGAAAACCATTATTTCTTACCACAAAACTAAATACAACTGAGATGAAAAtcttataaaagtaaataagGATTGTAGAATATGTTAAAGACATACTCGCAGCTGATGGAAACTTCCTGATTTAATCATAAGGTTTGACAGAGgcttgaaaagaaaattaacttcCTATGTGAATCACATATGGTACACCATATAAAAACATTGGGACTACCAGGTGGTACTCATGGGGACACCACAGTGTGACCAGTGTTCAAGAAGCAGAGGCACTTTCTACTGTGTGACTCCAGGCCACCACAGCCCCCTCTCTCAGTTTCTTCTCAGTTGACCCATTTCTGTCCTCTCCCCAACAGTGCACCTGAAGCGGCACTTCATGTTCCGGAACCACCTGTGCCTGGTGTTCGAGCTGCTGTCCTACAACCTGTATGACCTCCTGCGCAACACGCACTTCCGTGGCGTTTCGCTGAACCTTACCCGGAAGCTGGCGCAGCAGCTCTGCACTGCGCTGCTCTTCTTGGCCACGCCCGAACTCAGCATCATTCATTGTGACCTCAAGCCTGAGAACATCCTGCTCTGCAACCCCAAGCGCAGTGCCATCAAGATCGTGGACTTTGGCAGCTCTTGCCAGCTTGGCCAGCGGGTGCGCTCTAGGGataggggctgggggctgaggagcCAGCACTATCCTGGATGTGACCAGGGTGGGGTCAGGGCCAAAGAGGAGGAACAGCCTGAGTGATACTTGGTTTGGGAGTGTCAGCTGATATGGCCCTGGAGGGTGGGGCCAGTAAATGAGAGGGGAAGGTACAGGAATGAGTGGCCCACGGGGTCTACTGCCCACTAGAAAAGGGAGGAGTGAAGCATGAGACACCCCCAGGGAAGGGTCAGGGCCAGTTTTGAAGCTGCCAGATGTGGGAAGGTGAAATTGGGTTGGGTTTGTGGCTTCACCAAGTTTTGTTTACCTGCACTCTTAAAGCTCGGAAGAGAGGTGGGGggcttaacttttcttttttgtgtgagcTGACTCTTAAATTGATTATGGAGTAGCGGCTTGCGGACTGCAAACGTCTGTCTAGTGACCAAGACGGTCCTGGGGTCAGAGTTAGGGATGGAGATCAGGCTCAGACTAGGCCAGTAGACTCCTGGGCAGAGGAACAGGTTGTTCCATTGGTTCCTGGAAAAGTGGTGCTAATAATGGCATTATTTGGAGCCTCTGTCCTCAGTTTGGGAGCAGGAGGCTCATCCTTAGTTAGGTCCTATTAGCTTTGGGATAAGTAGGGAAAGCCAAGACCTGAGTATTGTCCTCCCTGCAGATCTACCAGTATATCCAGAGTCGCTTCTACCGCTCTCCTGAGGTGCTCCTGGGCACACCCTATGACCTAGCAATTGACATGTGGTCCCTGGGCTGCATCCTTGTGGAGATGCACACTGGAGAGCCTCTTTTCAGCGGTTCCAATGAGGTATGCTCCCCAGGAAGGGGTCAGGTGGAAGGGGTGGAGCCTAGCTGGTCAGGTGACCCTGACCGCCACCTGCTCGCAGGTGGACCAGATGAACCGCATTGTGGAGGTGCTGGGCATCCCACCGGCCCCCATGCTGGACCAGGCACCTAAGGCTCGCAAGTACTTTGAACGGCTGCCTGGGGGTGGCTGGACCTTACGAAGGACAAAGGAACTCAGGAAGGTGCGGCCCCTGCCCTGCACCGCTCCTCCCACCCCTGGTGGCCCCTCACTCTCTCACACTTGGGGCTCCCTTTCTCTCTGCTGCTTCTCCTTTGTGTCTTTCCCATCCTCCCGCTCCCCCTTGtctgtcctttccttcctcccctgcccaccccagTCTCTCCTTCCCACCCCACAACTCTTCTTAGcttctcttctactttttctcCTTTGCCTCTGTTTCCCCGTGTGtgtctccctgcccctcctgcccactgacgGCCACTCTCTTgccccccctcccaccccctccctgccaGGATTACCAGGGCCCCGGGACACGGCGGCTGCAGGAGGTGCTGGGCGTGCAGACGGGCGGGCCCGGGGGCCGGCGGGCGGGGGAGCCGGGCCACAGCCCCGCCGACTACCTCCGCTTCCAGGACCTGGTGCTGCGCATGCTGGAGTATGAGCCCGCCGCCCGCATCAGCCCTCTGGGGGCTCTGCAACACGGCTTCTTCCGCCGCACGGCCGACGAGGCCACCAACACGGGCCCGGCAGGCAGCAGTGCCTCCACCTCGCCCGCGCCCCTTGACACCTGCCCCTCCTCCAGCACCGCCAGCTCCATCTCCAGCTCTGGTGGGTGCCAGTGCCCCAGTGGGATCCAACAAGGGTGGGGGCTGCTTTTTCTGGCCTGGCTAGAGGAATCTTGTCACTGGGCATTCACATTAGAGCTTGAAAGTGCCTGATCCTGGACACCAAAATGGGGTGGAATGAGACAGACAGGGGATTGACTGTTGCTAACATCTCTGAAATGGCTTGAGCTTAGATCCCTGACATCTGTTGTAACACACAAAACTGCATTCTGACCCCAAATCTCAAAATTGGGGCCTGGTTCTTCAAAATGGGTTCTGATCTCAACTCAACCACTCCAAGACTTAGCCACTGCCTCCCCTCATTTGTGgactcttctttcctcttcctgggTACTTTTAGGAGGCTCCAGTGGCTCCTCCAGTGACAACCGGACCTACCGCTACAGCAACCGATACTGTGGGGGCCCTGGGCCCCCTATCACTGACTGTGAGATGAACAGCCCCCAGGTATTGGGCTGTGGAGGCTTtggaggtgattggtgggatgcATGGGGCTTCAGGACCTGGGCCTCCATCACCCACTGCTCCTTTACTCCTATAGGTCCCACCTTCCCAGCCGCTGCGCCCCTGGGCAGGGGGTGATGTGCCCCACAAGACACATCAAGCCCCTACCTCTGCCTCGTCACTGCCAGGGACCGGGGGCCAGTTACCCACCCAACCCCGATGCCTTGGCCGTCCCCCATCACCAACCTCACCACCACCTCCGGAGCTGATGGATGTGAGCCTGGTGGGCAGCCCTCCAGACTGCTCCCCACCTCACCCAGCACCTGCCCCCCAGCACCCGACTGCCTCAGCCCTCCGGACTCGGATGACAGGAGGTCGTCCACCTCTCCCACCCCCTGATGACCCTGCCACTCTGGGGCCTCGCCTGGGCCTCCGTGGTGTACCCCAGAGCACGGCAGCCAGCTCATGACCCTGCCCCTTTCCTGGGGCCCCTCCTGAAGCCATACCCCCCCCATCTGGGGGCCCTGGGCTCCCATCCTCATCTCTCCCCTTGACTGGAATTGCTGCTACCCAGCTGGGGTGGGTGAGGCCTGCACTGAATGGGGCCTGGGGTAGGGGGTCAAGGAGAGGGATTTGGCCGCACCCTCCCCACTAAGGAC is a genomic window containing:
- the DYRK1B gene encoding dual specificity tyrosine-phosphorylation-regulated kinase 1B isoform X3, with the translated sequence MLAARPPHWGPHRAPAPRGARTSPDPGLSGGGSRGAGCEKAPPGRAPAPGLTPLRPSEPTMAIPPGHGPFSGFPGPQEHTQVLPDVRLLPRRLPLAFRDATSAPLRKLSVDLIKTYKHINEVYYAKKKRRAQQAPPQDSSTKKEKKVLNHGYDDDNHDYIVRSGERWLERYEIDSLIGKGSFGQVVKAYDHQTQELVAIKIIKNKKAFLNQAQIELRLLELMNQHDTEMKYYIVHLKRHFMFRNHLCLVFELLSYNLYDLLRNTHFRGVSLNLTRKLAQQLCTALLFLATPELSIIHCDLKPENILLCNPKRSAIKIVDFGSSCQLGQRIYQYIQSRFYRSPEVLLGTPYDLAIDMWSLGCILVEMHTGEPLFSGSNEVDQMNRIVEVLGIPPAPMLDQAPKARKYFERLPGGGWTLRRTKELRKDLVLRMLEYEPAARISPLGALQHGFFRRTADEATNTGPAGSSASTSPAPLDTCPSSSTASSISSSGGSSGSSSDNRTYRYSNRYCGGPGPPITDCEMNSPQVPPSQPLRPWAGGDVPHKTHQAPTSASSLPGTGGQLPTQPRCLGRPPSPTSPPPPELMDVSLVGSPPDCSPPHPAPAPQHPTASALRTRMTGGRPPLPPPDDPATLGPRLGLRGVPQSTAASS
- the DYRK1B gene encoding dual specificity tyrosine-phosphorylation-regulated kinase 1B isoform X1 translates to MLAARPPHWGPHRAPAPRGARTSPDPGLSGGGSRGAGCEKAPPGRAPAPGLTPLRPSEPTMAIPPGHGPFSGFPGPQEHTQVLPDVRLLPRRLPLAFRDATSAPLRKLSVDLIKTYKHINEVYYAKKKRRAQQAPPQDSSTKKEKKVLNHGYDDDNHDYIVRSGERWLERYEIDSLIGKGSFGQVVKAYDHQTQELVAIKIIKNKKAFLNQAQIELRLLELMNQHDTEMKYYIVHLKRHFMFRNHLCLVFELLSYNLYDLLRNTHFRGVSLNLTRKLAQQLCTALLFLATPELSIIHCDLKPENILLCNPKRSAIKIVDFGSSCQLGQRIYQYIQSRFYRSPEVLLGTPYDLAIDMWSLGCILVEMHTGEPLFSGSNEVDQMNRIVEVLGIPPAPMLDQAPKARKYFERLPGGGWTLRRTKELRKDYQGPGTRRLQEVLGVQTGGPGGRRAGEPGHSPADYLRFQDLVLRMLEYEPAARISPLGALQHGFFRRTADEATNTGPAGSSASTSPAPLDTCPSSSTASSISSSGGSSGSSSDNRTYRYSNRYCGGPGPPITDCEMNSPQVPPSQPLRPWAGGDVPHKTHQAPTSASSLPGTGGQLPTQPRCLGRPPSPTSPPPPELMDVSLVGSPPDCSPPHPAPAPQHPTASALRTRMTGGRPPLPPPDDPATLGPRLGLRGVPQSTAASS
- the DYRK1B gene encoding dual specificity tyrosine-phosphorylation-regulated kinase 1B isoform X4 translates to MAIPPGHGPFSGFPGPQEHTQVLPDVRLLPRRLPLAFRDATSAPLRKLSVDLIKTYKHINEVYYAKKKRRAQQAPPQDSSTKKEKKVLNHGYDDDNHDYIVRSGERWLERYEIDSLIGKGSFGQVVKAYDHQTQELVAIKIIKNKKAFLNQAQIELRLLELMNQHDTEMKYYIVHLKRHFMFRNHLCLVFELLSYNLYDLLRNTHFRGVSLNLTRKLAQQLCTALLFLATPELSIIHCDLKPENILLCNPKRSAIKIVDFGSSCQLGQRIYQYIQSRFYRSPEVLLGTPYDLAIDMWSLGCILVEMHTGEPLFSGSNEVDQMNRIVEVLGIPPAPMLDQAPKARKYFERLPGGGWTLRRTKELRKDYQGPGTRRLQEVLGVQTGGPGGRRAGEPGHSPADYLRFQDLVLRMLEYEPAARISPLGALQHGFFRRTADEATNTGPAGSSASTSPAPLDTCPSSSTASSISSSGGSSGSSSDNRTYRYSNRYCGGPGPPITDCEMNSPQVPPSQPLRPWAGGDVPHKTHQAPTSASSLPGTGGQLPTQPRCLGRPPSPTSPPPPELMDVSLVGSPPDCSPPHPAPAPQHPTASALRTRMTGGRPPLPPPDDPATLGPRLGLRGVPQSTAASS
- the DYRK1B gene encoding dual specificity tyrosine-phosphorylation-regulated kinase 1B isoform X2, translating into MLAARPPHWGPHRAPAPRGARTSPDPGLSGGGSRGAGCEKAPPGRAPAPGLTPLRPSEPTMAIPPGHGPFSGFPGPQEHTQVLPDVRLLPRRLPLAFRDATSAPLRKLSVDLIKTYKHINEVYYAKKKRRAQQAPPQDSSTKKEKKVLNHGYDDDNHDYIVRSGERWLERYEIDSLIGKGSFGQVVKAYDHQTQELVAIKIIKNKKAFLNQAQIELRLLELMNQHDTEMKYYIVHLKRHFMFRNHLCLVFELLSYNLYDLLRNTHFRGVSLNLTRKLAQQLCTALLFLATPELSIIHCDLKPENILLCNPKRSAIKIVDFGSSCQLGQRIYQYIQSRFYRSPEVLLGTPYDLAIDMWSLGCILVEMHTGEPLFSGSNEVDQMNRIVEVLGIPPAPMLDQAPKARKYFERLPGGGWTLRRTKELRKDYQGPGTRRLQEDLVLRMLEYEPAARISPLGALQHGFFRRTADEATNTGPAGSSASTSPAPLDTCPSSSTASSISSSGGSSGSSSDNRTYRYSNRYCGGPGPPITDCEMNSPQVPPSQPLRPWAGGDVPHKTHQAPTSASSLPGTGGQLPTQPRCLGRPPSPTSPPPPELMDVSLVGSPPDCSPPHPAPAPQHPTASALRTRMTGGRPPLPPPDDPATLGPRLGLRGVPQSTAASS